In Topomyia yanbarensis strain Yona2022 chromosome 2, ASM3024719v1, whole genome shotgun sequence, one DNA window encodes the following:
- the LOC131678693 gene encoding cullin-3, with translation MNRISTQKKEGKMRIRAFPMTMDEKYVESIWSLLKNAIQEIQKKNNSGLSFEELYRNAYTMVLHKHGERLYTGLKDVVTLHLETKVREEVLRSFNCNFLQTLNQAWNDHQTSMVMIRDILMYMDRVYVQQNDVDNVYNLGLIIFRDQVVRYGRVRDHMRETLLSMVMCERKGEAIDHIAIKNACQMLMVLGINSRWVYEEDFERPFLTQSAAFYKLESQKFLSENSASVYIRRVEARITEEAERAKLYLDESTECRIVEVVEDELIKKHMRTIVEMENSGVVYMLKNTKTDDLACMYKLFSRVVGGLKTIADCVSQHLRSMGKNLVKEEESGTNPITFVQNLLDLKDRFDHFLHHSFNNDKIFKNMISSDFEHFLNLNSKSPEYLSLFIDDKLKKGCKGMSEQEIETILDKTMVLFRYLLEKDVFERYYKAHLAKRLLLNKSVSDDSEKNMISKLKTECGCQFTSKLEGMFKDMSVSNTVMEEFKNHISNDPSALDGVELSVRILTTGFWPTQSATPNCNIPQAPRRAFETFKRFYLAKHSGRQLTLQPQLGTVYMNAEFYGVKAEKENPDGACSSTAVVSASTVPPIALGAPRKHVLQLSTYQMCVLMLFNNRERLTYDEIQQETDIPGKDLIRALQSLSMGKQQQRLLVRTPKSKDIEPTNMFYVNDAFVSKFHKVKIQTVAAKGESEPERKETRSKVDEDRKHEIEAAIVRIMKARKKMAHNLLVSDVTTQLKSRFMPSPVIIKKRIEGLIEREYLARTPEDRKVYVYLA, from the exons ATGACGATGGACGAGAAGTACGTCGAGTCCATCTGGTCACTGTTGAAAAACGCTATCCAGGAAATTCAGAAGAAGAACAACTCGGGACTATCGTTCGAGGAGCTGTATCGGAATGCGTACACCATGGTGCTACACAAGCACGGCGAGCGGCTGTACACTGGTCTGAAGGATGTTGTGACACTGCACCTCGAGACAAAGGTGCGGGAGGAGGTGTTGCGCagtttcaattgtaattttctcCAGACGCTCAATCAGGCATGGAACGATCACCAAACCTCGATGGTGATGATTCGAGACATTCTGATGTACATGGATCGGGTGTACGTACAACAAAATGACGTCGATAATGTGTACAACCTTGGGTTGATTATCTTCCGGGACCAG GTTGTTCGGTATGGACGCGTTCGAGATCACATGCGCGAAACGTTACTCAGCATGGTCATGTGTGAGCGGAAGGGGGAAGCTATCGACCACATTGCCATTAAGAACGCCTGCCAAATGTTGATGGTTCTCGGCATCAACAGTCGCTGGGTATATGAGGAGGATTTTGAGCGACCGTTTTTAACACAGTCGGCGGCATTTTACAAGCTCGAATCTCAGAAGTTCCTCTCGGAGAATAGCGCCAGCGTGtacatccggcgggttgaagctCGCATCACAGAAGAAGCGGAACGAGCCAAACTGTACTTGGACGAGAGTACCGAGTGTCGCATTGTGGAAGTCGTTGAGGATGAGCTTATTAAAAAGCATATGCGCACGATTGTTGAAATGGAAAACTCCGGTGTAGTGTACATGTTAAAGAATACCAAGACCGATGACTTGGCCTGCATGTACAAACTGTTTTCGCGAGTCGTTGGTGGGCTAAAAACGATCGCGGATTGCGTCTCGCAGCATTTGCGTTCGATGGGCAAAAATCTGGTAAAGGAGGAGGAAAGCGGAACGAATCCTATTACGTTCGTGCAAAATTTGTTGGATCTGAAGGATCGGTTCGATCACTTCTTGCACCACTCGTTCAATAATGACAAAATCTTCAAGAACATGATTTCGTCTGATTTTGAACATTTCCTCAACTTGAACAGCAAGTCGCCTGAGTATCTATCGCTATTTATAGACGATAAACTGAAGAAGGGGTGCAAAGGA ATGTCTGAACAAGAAATTGAAACGATCCTGGACAAAACCATGGTATTATTCAGATATCTACTCGAGAAGGACGTATTTGAACGATATTACAAGGCACATCTCGCGAAACGTTTACTTCTGAATAAATCTGTCAGTGATGATTCTGAGAAGAATATGATATCTAAATTAAAG ACTGAATGCGGTTGTCAATTTACCTCAAAATTGGAAGGCATGTTCAAGGATATGTCCGTATCTAACACGGTGATGGAGGAATTTAAGAACCACATCAGCAACGACCCATCTGCCCTTGATGGTGTCGAGCTATCGGTGCGAATTTTGACAACCGGTTTCTGGCCAACACAG TCGGCAACGCCGAATTGTAATATCCCGCAGGCGCCCAGGCGAGCATTCGAAACGTTCAAACGTTTTTATCTAGCAAAACATTCGGGTCGGCAACTAACGTTGCAACCGCAGCTGG GCACAGTGTACATGAACGCCGAATTCTACGGCGTGAAAGCTGAAAAGGAAAATCCTGATGGAGCTTGTAGTAGTACTGCTGTCGTTTCCGCCTCGACGGTGCCTCCAATAGCTCTAGGTGCCCCTAGGAAGCATGTACTGCAACTCTCAACTTATCAG ATGTGCGTTCTGATGTTGTTCAACAACCGGGAAAGGTTGACGTACGATGAGATCCAGCAGGAGACGGATATTCCCGGCAAGGATCTGATCCGGGCGTTGCAGTCACTGTCGATGGGTAAACAGCAGCAGAGGTTGCTGGTGCGGACACCCAAGTCGAAGGATATTGAACCGACAAATATGTTCTACGTGAACGATGCCTTCGTGTCTAAATTCCACAA GGTCAAAATCCAAACCGTAGCCGCTAAGGGCGAATCGGAGCCAGAGCGGAAAGAAACTCGAAGCAAGGTTGATGAAGACCGGAAACACGAAATCGAGGCCGCAATCGTGAGAATAATGAAAGCGCGAAAGAAGATGGCT CACAACCTGCTGGTTTCGGATGTGACCACCCAGTTGAAGAGTCGGTTTATGCCCTCACCGGTAATCATCAAGAAGAGAATAGAGGGTCTCATCGAGCGCGAATATCTGGCGCGAACGCCCGAAGATAGGAAAGTTTATGTGTATCTAgcttaa